In the genome of Podospora pseudocomata strain CBS 415.72m chromosome 7, whole genome shotgun sequence, the window TCACCACTCACCGACGGTGAGGAAGCTGGACAATTTTTTGGCCCCATTGACCAGACCCTGTCGACAATCGCGACTCCAACCAGCTCAATTGACACCCCTCCCGCCAAACTCACCTCCGCCATATTTTGATGACCCTTGCGGAAAGAGAGGTTCAAGTGAGACCAAAAAGGCGGTTCCCGTTTCTTGGTGCGACAGTTAATGAGGGACTCGTTCCCAGGGGCTTGATTGCTTCACTTTTCTCAAAGAACCTCAACACAAACCCGCCACAATGTCTCAAACTATAGGCTCTGTAATGCTGCCCCCCGCTTGAGTATTCTTGAGCTTCAGACTAACATCGCCGCCTTTCAACAGACCCGCCTTGCCTACTCAAGAGTATGGCACCACATCTCCGCCTCGgccccccacccaaccctctcaaccGTCAAGTCCCCCCGGGAAGCTGTCACCCCCCCATCGCTCGGCCGTCTCGCCTCCCGTATCGCTATGATCCTCATGGGCAAGCACAAGCCCATCTGGGACCCCTCCACCGACTGCGGCGACTATGTCGTCGTCACCAACTGCGCGGCGCTGTACACCACCGGTCACAAGAAGTGGAGGAAGACATACTACCGCCACAACACCAGACCGGGTTCGCTGAGGACGATTACGATGGATGTGCTTATGGATAAGTTTGGCGGTGCcgaggtgttgaggaaggcggtTAGTGGCATGCTGCCCAAGAACAGGTTGAGGGACAAGAGGctggcgaggttgaaggcTTTCGAGGGGGATGCCCATCCGTATAAGGAGAATATTATCaggtttggggggaagaaggttggCCAGACTGGGTGGGAGGATATTGTGAAAGCGGTTAGGGAAGGTGATAAGGCTACGATCCCGTCATGAAGGGGTTAAGGCGCGGTGATGGGTTGTAACGATAGAGTATAAAATCACGGAATGGAACTGGGTTTGGTATACGTGACGTTGAAGGCTACTGATGGCTGGTTTTTCTGAAATTCAGATATCTGTATTTGCACGGTATGGGATTGCCAGGGGGCGTAAAGTTAAGATTATGGTGGTCAAAATCTTGTCTGTACATACATTATTTTGGGTTTGAATGTAGTTCTTGGAAACCATAACTGCTCGGGATCCCAATtcatatgtttctgaagtgGAGCTTGGTTTTAGCTGAGACACAAGAATAAACTATCCAATCGAGAATGGTTATGTTGTCTACGTGAAGCCTTTTGGTATACATGATACTCGCAGCATCTCTTCTACAGTTATACCACATTGACAGAGCGGCAGCGATTCACTCTTCTACCACACCTAGAGATTAGACTCCTCGGAATCATGTGTGCATCAACTCAAAGGTGGTATGAATTGCTGATATCTCAAAATGCTAATAAATAGCAACGCCATCTAAAATGCAATagaccaaaaccaaaaaccaaaaagtCAAACCCCCCTGTCCCAGATGCTTGCCTGTCGCTGCTATGTCCCCAAAAAAATATGTTGACCAGGGTAACGCCATGCTCATGATCTTCGTACAACAGCTTCTAACTTGTCTTGCGAAAAAAGCAGTAGAACTCAAAATCCAAAACAGTTTAAAAAAAACAAAGTGTGAGGTGCTTAGGAGCGAGCGACCTCGCACTTGATGAGGCCGTTGGGGCCAGACTGGGGAGCGTACACCTCGGCGTCCTTGCCGGTGTTCTTGTAGCCCTTGTGCCAGCTGAGGTCTGTGTCATGTTTTGTTAGAAAATCACTTTtattgagaagaagaatgatagaaaagaaaacataccaATCTCAAAGTAGTGCTTGTTGGGCAAAGAGtagccaacaacctccacctcggccgccttctccaagatCTCCTCGCACATCTTGTACATGGTGTTCTGGACCGAGGCGGACTCGTCCTCGGCGAACGtcttgagggtgatgttGCGGGCCGCCTCGAAAGCCTGGTCGAACCTCTCAACGCCCTTCTCCACGTCGGTGACGGTGGCAAAGGTCTTCCAGTTCCAGGTGGCATCAACGTCGGTAGACAGGATACGGTCCCAAGTCTCCCCGAGGGTGGTGTACTCGTCCCGGACGAAGCCGTGGAAGGCAGAGCCGGTGGACTTAAGGACGGAGAGACCCTGGATGGCGGACTTGAGCTCAATGCCAGCCTCGCGGGAGACGCGAGCTTCCACGTTGCGGGTCTCGTTGCCGTCGCGGTAGAAGCTGTGGGGGTGGGGCTTGCCGTCGATGTTGATGCGAGTCCATCTGTGAACGATCAccttgatgttggcggcGTTGATGTGGGGGTACTTGTCGAGGAAGTGCTGGCCGAGGTGGGCGGCGTAAAGCTCAggggggttgacggggtgctccttggccttgatgtAAATGGTGTTCTTGATTGAATCGGTAGCCACAACAACGCTGTTGTCGGCCTCGGTGTAACTGAAAAGAGGGTTAGTCTTTGTTGGAACAGCTTTCAGGGATTATACATACGAAGTCTCAATCTGGCCCTCGAGAAGGCAGCAGACGGTCATCTCAGTGACGGACTGAGTGCCGGTAGCCTCATCCTTGTGCACCTTGTAGACACGGACATTGTCCTTTCCATagcgagcagcagcaagacgagCCATTTCGACGATtgcgtgtgtgtggttggtgtttgtgtgcTGAGGGTATTTGCAAAGCTTTTTAGAATATGAGAAGCTGATGAACGGCTTCGGAGGGGACTAAtgcaagagagagagcagagtGGATTTGAGTTCAAATTACAAGACAAGgaagaagctgtttgtgtAGACAGAAGACGAGAGGTCGGAGAGAGTGGACGATGGTGAGTCTTTATACAAACCTTAAAAGTCCCAACCAACGAACGGATGTGGACAGCTGCGAGGAAGCAcgacaccacccacccccgcGGGCAAAGGAACGTCAGCACAAGCAGGCGTGCCGAAAATGCAGATCGGACGGCGCCTCGCGGCGTTCTGGTCCCGCCCGTGTAAGCAGCAAGCCGGCAACAGGGACAAGTGGATTCGCCGGAGTCCGCCGACTGCCAAACCCCAACGCCCAGGGCTCTCCCCCGCGCAGAGCTCCCGGAGGCTTGCGACACCGGCCGATCGTTCAATCTTCGGCTTCTATTCCCTGTAACCTCTCTTCAACGTCCCCAGAATCTGGTCTGATCTCTCTGACCCCTTGCAGTAGCCTTGCCTTGCTAGCCATGTCTTGTCACTTCTGATGGAGGACTTACAAAGCTGAAGACTGCCCTCCCGCCGTTCGAGttccgacgacgacgacgacgatgagacAGCCTGGAACCTGGAACCTGAAAGCCCCCACTCTCTCTGACCTCTCCCGGCACAGTCCGGATTGCGGGGTTCGACGCCCCTCCATACGCCACGCACCGTTGACAACAGGTTATCATCGGCATCGTACGACGAAAGGATGGCTAACAAGACTTGGGGATGGTGCGGCTGCTCAGCTAATTGAGACCTCCAAAGCATAAAGCTCGCCTTGAGCGCTTGTCGTCACACAGATGATCGCTAGAATCCCACCTCGCACAGCATGGGCAA includes:
- a CDS encoding hypothetical protein (COG:Q; EggNog:ENOG503NWXW), with translation MARLAAARYGKDNVRVYKVHKDEATGTQSVTEMTVCCLLEGQIETSYTEADNSVVVATDSIKNTIYIKAKEHPVNPPELYAAHLGQHFLDKYPHINAANIKVIVHRWTRINIDGKPHPHSFYRDGNETRNVEARVSREAGIELKSAIQGLSVLKSTGSAFHGFVRDEYTTLGETWDRILSTDVDATWNWKTFATVTDVEKGVERFDQAFEAARNITLKTFAEDESASVQNTMYKMCEEILEKAAEVEVVGYSLPNKHYFEIDLSWHKGYKNTGKDAEVYAPQSGPNGLIKCEVARS
- the MRPL23 gene encoding 54S ribosomal protein L23, mitochondrial (BUSCO:EOG092654LJ; COG:J; EggNog:ENOG503P1Y2); this translates as MSQTIGSTRLAYSRVWHHISASAPHPTLSTVKSPREAVTPPSLGRLASRIAMILMGKHKPIWDPSTDCGDYVVVTNCAALYTTGHKKWRKTYYRHNTRPGSLRTITMDVLMDKFGGAEVLRKAVSGMLPKNRLRDKRLARLKAFEGDAHPYKENIIRFGGKKVGQTGWEDIVKAVREGDKATIPS